A single genomic interval of Takifugu flavidus isolate HTHZ2018 chromosome 19, ASM371156v2, whole genome shotgun sequence harbors:
- the LOC130515844 gene encoding sine oculis-binding protein homolog isoform X1, which translates to MPEMEKGRPPENKRSRKPAHPVKREINQEMKTFAESTMNELLGWYGYDKVELRDSEANEMRNYRERRQHVSVLKENSSPKPRSLETKVNPSVLTMKTGERESSSVPSSSPSSSSSANPSRTNPKEHKSAPVIVPLIKPSAVDDVQNVQIVCVWCQKEGVKRYSLCMGSELKSFCSEKCFAACRRAYFKRNKARDEDLHGERSPQRPHAEESPRLVLKLNSNIRSLSPVPQVCDWCKHVRHTKEYLDFGSGEERLQFCSTKCLNQYKMDIFYREARAALITSSPSRPNQEGRPDSIVTGQKLLTPESWSSSTSVGERHHKNASPKDPTTAHASPEAPSISPSEAFSNCKVHVSGLRTMERPIQPALHNPAVDVSPKPASLHPPPPACTTLEHQTVPQIPMPFIRPPLHAQGLKSPLANPPRHPGPVSSPIQRPPHSPHLHPPTSSSINPPGLIHPFPGAYFPGLHSPPLNMMPRGPVPVPPIMNFGIPSFSPLLPQPTVLVPYPIIVPLPVPIPIPIPIPLPPKATLETQNHSGVIQPVPDGVDWCKSRERLPSPGVHEALSHKLDGKVTQGRSSPGDASTRDTDWVRSESSFPAPTSGPQSGASSPRVLYNISPCSESEGITDFKQPQPERQVIQRVLPRTQVKQGPSVNGVVDQPGIEESGTGQVTRSGLHNIIRPTPPLPRSPSNDNIHLHQDMHSPHAHASSSPTFKSHPYIATSSALPSQDHLRSLNGISFSSTPTSPDSLPQRVPAAPPDPPLSELEAIKENKCSVIGPVRVEGPVSQSEESLAVAGEVGEDPHVPDEDHAYALPTVSKTGGSTTPLLLPKLRDKGSMRSPVNIPSGADMEPPLKRRCLRIRDQNK; encoded by the exons ATGCCAGAGATGGAAAAAGGCAGACCTCCGGAAAATAAACGCAGCAGGAAGCCTGCGCACCCGGTGAAGAGGGAGATCAATCAGGAGATGAAG ACCTTTGCAGAGAGCACCATGAACGAGCTGCTGGGGTGGTACGGCTACGACAAAGTAGAGCTGCGAGACTCCGAGGCCAACGAGATGAGGAACTACCGGGAGAGGCGCCAGCATGTGTCAGTGCTAAAAG AAAACTCTTCGCCAAAACCCAGGAGCCTGGAGACCAAAGTCAACCCCTCTGTTCTCACCATGAAGACTGGAGAGCGAGAGTCCTCCAGTgtcccttcctcttcaccttcctcctcttcctcagcaaaCCCATCCCGGACCAACCCCAAAGAGCACAAGAGCGCCCCCGTCATCGTGCCCCTTATCAAGCCCTCAGCAG TGGACGACGTACAGAATGTGCAGATCGTGTGCGTCTGGTGCCAGAAGGAAGGGGTAAAACGCTACTCTCTCTGCATGGGCTCCGAGCTCAAGAGCTTCTGCAGCGAAAAGTGTTTTGCTGCCTGCAGACGTGCGTACTTCAAACGCAATAAG GCCAGAGACGAGGACCTCCATGGTGAGAGATCCCCTCAGCGGCCTCATGCAGAGGAGTCACCCAGACTGGTGCTGAAGTTAAATAGCAACATCAGA TCTCTCTCCCCTGTGCcacaggtgtgtgactggtgcAAGCATGTGCGTCACACTAAAGAATACCTTGACTTTGGGTCCGGTGAAGAAAGACTGCAGTTCTGCAGCACCAAGTGTCTGAATCAGTACAAGATGGATATCTTCTACCGGGAAGCCCGTGCAGCACTCATCACTTCAAGCCCAAGCAGACCTAACCAGGAAGGAAGGCCAGACAGCATTGTGACAGGACAAAAACTACTCACGCCTGAGTCGTGGAGCAGCAGTACCAGTGTGGGAGAAAGACATCATAAGAATGCGTCTCCCAAAGACCCTACAACAGCACACGCATCACCAGAagccccctccatctccccgtCAGAGGCATTTTCTAATTGCAAAGTCCATGTATCTGGTTTGAGAACGATGGAGAGACCCATCCAGCCTGCTCTACATAATCCAGCTGTGGATGTGTCGCCCAAACCCGcttctcttcatcctccacctcctgcgTGCACCACCCTGGAGCATCAGACGGTGCCTCAAATCCCCATGCCCTTCATCAGACCCCCTCTTCATGCTCAGGGCCTCAAAAGCCCACTTGCCAACCCACCAAGACACCCAGGCCCTGTTTCCAGCCCAATCCAAAGACCTCCTCACTCTCCACACCTGCACCCTCCAACCTCTTCTTCAATTAATCCTCCTGGACTGATCCATCCTTTCCCCGGAGCCTACTTCCCTGGCCTGCACTCCCCTCCACTCAACATGATGCCAAGAGGTCCTGTCCCAGTACCGCCAATAATGAACTTTGGTATTCCTTCTTTTAGCCCTCTTCTCCCACAGCCAACTGTGCTTGTGCCTTATCCCATCATTGTTCCACTGCCAGTGCCCATACCCATTCCTATCCCCATACCACTTCCACCTAAAGCCACCTTAGAAACTCAAAACCACAGTGGTGTTATCCAACCTGTGCCAGATGGGGTAGACTGGTGTAAATCCAGGGAAAGGCTGCCATCTCCCGGGGTCCATGAAGCGCTATCTCACAAACTCGATGGAAAGGTGACTCAAGGTCGTTCCTCTCCAGGTGATGCCAGCACGAGGGATACGGATTGGGTTAGGTCTGAGAGTTCATTCCCTGCCCCAACATCAGGACCTCAAAGTGGAGCATCCTCCCCCAGAGTGCTGTACAACATTTCCCCTTGCTCCGAATCAGAGGGGATCACAGACTTTAAACAGCCACAGCCAGAGCGGCAAGTAATCCAAAGGGTTCTTCCCAGGACCCAAGTGAAGCAGGGGCCCAGTGTCAATGGAGTTGTTGACCAACCAGGGATAGAGGAGTCAGGGACAGGGCAGGTTACCAGATCTGGACTCCATAACATCATCAGACCCACCCCTCCTTTACCAAGGTCCCCTTCCAATGATAATATCCATCTTCACCAGGACATGCACTCCCCACATGCGCACGCCTCAAGTAGTCCTACATTTAAAAGTCATCCTTATATTGCCACCTCCTCAGCCCTGCCATCTCAGGACCATCTCAGAAGTCTAAACGGGATATCCTTCTCGTCCACACCCACCAGTCCGGACTCTCTTCCCCAAAGAGTACCAGCAGCCCCCCCTGATCCTCCGCTCAGTGAGCTGGAGGCTATCAAAGAGAACAAGTGCTCTGTCATAGGCCCAGTGCGGGTTGAAGgcccagtcagtcagtctgaaGAATCTTTAGCAGTAGCGGGGGAGGTAGGAGAGGACCCCCATGTTCCCGATGAGGACCATGCCTATGCTCTGCCTACAGTGTCAAAAACAGGTGGGAGCACCACCCCACTGCTCTTGCCCAAACTCAGGGACAAGGGTAGCATGCGGAGCCCTGTTAATATTCCCAGTGGTGCAGACATGGAGCCGCCTCTGAAGAGACGATGCCTCCGAATCCGAGACCAGAATAAGTAG
- the LOC130515844 gene encoding sine oculis-binding protein homolog isoform X2, with amino-acid sequence MPEMEKGRPPENKRSRKPAHPVKREINQEMKTFAESTMNELLGWYGYDKVELRDSEANEMRNYRERRQHVSVLKENSSPKPRSLETKVNPSVLTMKTGERESSSVPSSSPSSSSSANPSRTNPKEHKSAPVIVPLIKPSAVDDVQNVQIVCVWCQKEGVKRYSLCMGSELKSFCSEKCFAACRRAYFKRNKARDEDLHGERSPQRPHAEESPRLVLKLNSNIRVCDWCKHVRHTKEYLDFGSGEERLQFCSTKCLNQYKMDIFYREARAALITSSPSRPNQEGRPDSIVTGQKLLTPESWSSSTSVGERHHKNASPKDPTTAHASPEAPSISPSEAFSNCKVHVSGLRTMERPIQPALHNPAVDVSPKPASLHPPPPACTTLEHQTVPQIPMPFIRPPLHAQGLKSPLANPPRHPGPVSSPIQRPPHSPHLHPPTSSSINPPGLIHPFPGAYFPGLHSPPLNMMPRGPVPVPPIMNFGIPSFSPLLPQPTVLVPYPIIVPLPVPIPIPIPIPLPPKATLETQNHSGVIQPVPDGVDWCKSRERLPSPGVHEALSHKLDGKVTQGRSSPGDASTRDTDWVRSESSFPAPTSGPQSGASSPRVLYNISPCSESEGITDFKQPQPERQVIQRVLPRTQVKQGPSVNGVVDQPGIEESGTGQVTRSGLHNIIRPTPPLPRSPSNDNIHLHQDMHSPHAHASSSPTFKSHPYIATSSALPSQDHLRSLNGISFSSTPTSPDSLPQRVPAAPPDPPLSELEAIKENKCSVIGPVRVEGPVSQSEESLAVAGEVGEDPHVPDEDHAYALPTVSKTGGSTTPLLLPKLRDKGSMRSPVNIPSGADMEPPLKRRCLRIRDQNK; translated from the exons ATGCCAGAGATGGAAAAAGGCAGACCTCCGGAAAATAAACGCAGCAGGAAGCCTGCGCACCCGGTGAAGAGGGAGATCAATCAGGAGATGAAG ACCTTTGCAGAGAGCACCATGAACGAGCTGCTGGGGTGGTACGGCTACGACAAAGTAGAGCTGCGAGACTCCGAGGCCAACGAGATGAGGAACTACCGGGAGAGGCGCCAGCATGTGTCAGTGCTAAAAG AAAACTCTTCGCCAAAACCCAGGAGCCTGGAGACCAAAGTCAACCCCTCTGTTCTCACCATGAAGACTGGAGAGCGAGAGTCCTCCAGTgtcccttcctcttcaccttcctcctcttcctcagcaaaCCCATCCCGGACCAACCCCAAAGAGCACAAGAGCGCCCCCGTCATCGTGCCCCTTATCAAGCCCTCAGCAG TGGACGACGTACAGAATGTGCAGATCGTGTGCGTCTGGTGCCAGAAGGAAGGGGTAAAACGCTACTCTCTCTGCATGGGCTCCGAGCTCAAGAGCTTCTGCAGCGAAAAGTGTTTTGCTGCCTGCAGACGTGCGTACTTCAAACGCAATAAG GCCAGAGACGAGGACCTCCATGGTGAGAGATCCCCTCAGCGGCCTCATGCAGAGGAGTCACCCAGACTGGTGCTGAAGTTAAATAGCAACATCAGA gtgtgtgactggtgcAAGCATGTGCGTCACACTAAAGAATACCTTGACTTTGGGTCCGGTGAAGAAAGACTGCAGTTCTGCAGCACCAAGTGTCTGAATCAGTACAAGATGGATATCTTCTACCGGGAAGCCCGTGCAGCACTCATCACTTCAAGCCCAAGCAGACCTAACCAGGAAGGAAGGCCAGACAGCATTGTGACAGGACAAAAACTACTCACGCCTGAGTCGTGGAGCAGCAGTACCAGTGTGGGAGAAAGACATCATAAGAATGCGTCTCCCAAAGACCCTACAACAGCACACGCATCACCAGAagccccctccatctccccgtCAGAGGCATTTTCTAATTGCAAAGTCCATGTATCTGGTTTGAGAACGATGGAGAGACCCATCCAGCCTGCTCTACATAATCCAGCTGTGGATGTGTCGCCCAAACCCGcttctcttcatcctccacctcctgcgTGCACCACCCTGGAGCATCAGACGGTGCCTCAAATCCCCATGCCCTTCATCAGACCCCCTCTTCATGCTCAGGGCCTCAAAAGCCCACTTGCCAACCCACCAAGACACCCAGGCCCTGTTTCCAGCCCAATCCAAAGACCTCCTCACTCTCCACACCTGCACCCTCCAACCTCTTCTTCAATTAATCCTCCTGGACTGATCCATCCTTTCCCCGGAGCCTACTTCCCTGGCCTGCACTCCCCTCCACTCAACATGATGCCAAGAGGTCCTGTCCCAGTACCGCCAATAATGAACTTTGGTATTCCTTCTTTTAGCCCTCTTCTCCCACAGCCAACTGTGCTTGTGCCTTATCCCATCATTGTTCCACTGCCAGTGCCCATACCCATTCCTATCCCCATACCACTTCCACCTAAAGCCACCTTAGAAACTCAAAACCACAGTGGTGTTATCCAACCTGTGCCAGATGGGGTAGACTGGTGTAAATCCAGGGAAAGGCTGCCATCTCCCGGGGTCCATGAAGCGCTATCTCACAAACTCGATGGAAAGGTGACTCAAGGTCGTTCCTCTCCAGGTGATGCCAGCACGAGGGATACGGATTGGGTTAGGTCTGAGAGTTCATTCCCTGCCCCAACATCAGGACCTCAAAGTGGAGCATCCTCCCCCAGAGTGCTGTACAACATTTCCCCTTGCTCCGAATCAGAGGGGATCACAGACTTTAAACAGCCACAGCCAGAGCGGCAAGTAATCCAAAGGGTTCTTCCCAGGACCCAAGTGAAGCAGGGGCCCAGTGTCAATGGAGTTGTTGACCAACCAGGGATAGAGGAGTCAGGGACAGGGCAGGTTACCAGATCTGGACTCCATAACATCATCAGACCCACCCCTCCTTTACCAAGGTCCCCTTCCAATGATAATATCCATCTTCACCAGGACATGCACTCCCCACATGCGCACGCCTCAAGTAGTCCTACATTTAAAAGTCATCCTTATATTGCCACCTCCTCAGCCCTGCCATCTCAGGACCATCTCAGAAGTCTAAACGGGATATCCTTCTCGTCCACACCCACCAGTCCGGACTCTCTTCCCCAAAGAGTACCAGCAGCCCCCCCTGATCCTCCGCTCAGTGAGCTGGAGGCTATCAAAGAGAACAAGTGCTCTGTCATAGGCCCAGTGCGGGTTGAAGgcccagtcagtcagtctgaaGAATCTTTAGCAGTAGCGGGGGAGGTAGGAGAGGACCCCCATGTTCCCGATGAGGACCATGCCTATGCTCTGCCTACAGTGTCAAAAACAGGTGGGAGCACCACCCCACTGCTCTTGCCCAAACTCAGGGACAAGGGTAGCATGCGGAGCCCTGTTAATATTCCCAGTGGTGCAGACATGGAGCCGCCTCTGAAGAGACGATGCCTCCGAATCCGAGACCAGAATAAGTAG
- the LOC130515828 gene encoding reticulon-4-interacting protein 1 homolog, mitochondrial-like isoform X2 yields MGSVRVISTRLLCATKAKAAAAGPTGTLARAWSVCLGRGVCSSPWRLQSSMSAWLVDQYGSNEVLKFSDETPAPTVNSPNEVMVKVHATSLNPLDIAMRGGYGAKLLNLRRDPLSVVNSDREFPLILGRDVSGVVVDCGSEVTHFFPGDEVWAAVPPWKQGSLAEFVTLTEFEVSHKPKSISHTEAASIPYVASTALSALVNAAGLCKDRCADKRVLIAGGSGGIGTFSIQLLKAWGAHVTVTCSQNAEGLVRGLGADEVVNYMAEDAEEHLETMEKFDVVLDSVGGDTEQWAMGLLKPWSGAKYVTLVTPLLHDTDSLGLLNGTFHAGLSLHNTAFQSAISSGVFYRWGFYAPDGPALDEVRELVDAGKDERC; encoded by the exons ATGGGTTCTGTTCGAGTCATATCGACGAGGCTGCTGTGTGCGACCAAGGCGAAAGCAGCAGCCGCAGGTCCCACCGGGACATTAGCCCGAGCATGGAGCGTGTGCCTGGGGAGAGGCGTGTGCAGCTCACcgtggaggctgcagagctccatGTCAGCCTGGCTCGTTGATCAGTACGGTTCCAATGAAGTGCTGAAGTTCTCAGACGAAACCCCAGCCCCCACCGTCAACTCACCCAATGAAGTGATGGTTAAAGTGCACGCAACTAGCCTGAACCCTCTTGACATAGCCATGAGGG GTGGTTATGGTGCTAAGCTGCTGAATTTAAGAAGGGATCCGCTCTCTGTGGTGAATAGTGACCGTGAGTTCCCACTGATCCTGGGTCGGGATGTGTCGGGGGTCGTTGTAGACTGTGGTTCTGAGGTCACGCATTTTTTTCCAGGAGATGAG GTGTGGGCTGCTGTGCCTCCATGGAAACAAGGCAGCCTGGCAGAGTTTGTTACTCTGACCGAGTTTGAG GTATCTCATAAACCCAAATCCATAAGTCACACGGAGGCGGCGTCCATCCCTTACGTCGCCAGCACCGCTCTGTCGGCGCTCGTCAACGCTGCGGGTCTCTGCAAAGACCGCTGCGCTGACAAAAG AGTCCTGATCGCTGGAGGGTCGGGTGGGATTGGAACCTTCTCTATTCAg TTACTGAAAGCCTGGGGCGCGCACGTTACCGTGACCTGCTCCCAGAACGCCGAAGGCCTCGTGAGGGGGCTGGGCGCCGACGAGGTGGTCAACTACATGGCGGAGGATGCTGAGGAGCACCTGGAAACGATGGAGAA GTTTGACGTGGTTTTGGACAGCGTGGGCGGGGACACGGAGCAGTGGGCCATGGGCCTGCTGAAGCCCTGGTCTGGAGCGAAGTACGTCACGCTGGTTACGCCGTTGCTCCACGACACAGATTCCCTGGGCCTGCTGAACGGAACATTTCATGCCGGACTCAGCCTGCACAACACGGCCTTCCAG AGTGCGATATCGAGTGGAGTCTTCTACCGGTGGGGGTTTTATGCTCCAGACGGGCCTGCCCTGGATGaggtcagagagctggtggatgCAGGGAAG